The genomic region ACATTAGCTGTTGAAATGTTCGTTTTAGAAAATGGGGAGCTTGTTATTAACGAGCTAGCACCAAGACCGCATAACTCTGGGCATTATTCAATTGAGGCGTGTAATATTTCTCAATTTGCACAGCATATCCGAGCGGTATGTGGCTGGCCACTGCGTGAGCCGAAGCTATGGGCGCCAACAGTTTCTATTAATGTTTTAGGACAGCATATTATTCCATTAACGAATTCAATAGCTAAATATCCAAACTGGTCTGTTCACCTTTATGGAAAGGCTGAAGCGAAGATTAATCGGAAAATGGGACATGTTACGATTATGACAGATGATATTGAGGTAACCTTACAAGAAATCAAAGGTGCAGAAATTTGGGCTGATGATGTGTAGTAAGCATTGCCAGCATAGGTAAATCATTATATTCAAGATAAATGGGAGGAAACAACAGTGAAAAAAGTGAAAATTTACGTAACGTTAAAGGAAAGTATTATTGAGCCACAGGGAACTGCAGCAAGCAATACTTTAAAGCAAATAGGCTATGAGGAAGTACAAAGTTTACGTGTAGGAAAATATTTAGAACTAACAATTGCTGATACGAACCGTGACATTGACACAATTGTGAAGGAAGCTTGTGAAAAGGTATTAGTAAATACGATTATGGAAAACTATCGCTACGAAGTCGAGGAGGCCTAATCTATGAAATTTGCAGTACTCGTATTTCCAGGTTCAAACTGTGATTTAGACATGTATCATGCGGTCAAGGATCAATTGGGGGAAGAAGTAGAGTATGTTTCTCATAAAGAAACATCATTGGCAGGCTTCGACGCTCTATTAATACCGGGTGGTGCGTCTTATGGCAACTACTTACGTCCAGGTGCACTAGCTGCTCATTCAAATATTATTCCGGCTTTAAAGGAAT from Metasolibacillus fluoroglycofenilyticus harbors:
- the purS gene encoding phosphoribosylformylglycinamidine synthase subunit PurS, producing the protein MKKVKIYVTLKESIIEPQGTAASNTLKQIGYEEVQSLRVGKYLELTIADTNRDIDTIVKEACEKVLVNTIMENYRYEVEEA